Proteins encoded by one window of Fischerella sp. PCC 9605:
- the trmB gene encoding tRNA (guanosine(46)-N7)-methyltransferase TrmB translates to MPIRVRQHVNPLAQKYQTPVNPLDWAKVYAQPNQPLHLDIGCARGRFVLKMAQVEPNWNFLGLEIREALVDEANRLRDELGLTNLHYLFCNVNNSLRSLLSTLPTGTLQRVTIQFPDPWFKNRHAKRRVVQPELVAELADYLVPGGIVFLQSDVEFVAMEMCDRFACHPAFQRQGSGEWLAENPLPVPTEREIATQKKGEPVYRALFERARS, encoded by the coding sequence ATGCCTATCCGAGTCCGTCAACACGTTAACCCATTAGCACAAAAGTATCAAACACCCGTCAATCCCCTTGACTGGGCAAAAGTTTATGCTCAGCCAAATCAACCGCTACACCTCGATATTGGCTGTGCTAGGGGAAGGTTTGTGTTGAAGATGGCGCAGGTAGAACCTAACTGGAATTTTCTCGGTTTGGAAATTCGAGAAGCGTTGGTAGACGAAGCCAATAGATTACGGGATGAATTGGGACTGACAAACCTGCACTATCTTTTTTGCAATGTGAATAATTCCTTGCGATCGCTTTTATCAACTCTCCCCACAGGAACTTTACAGCGCGTCACTATTCAGTTTCCCGATCCGTGGTTTAAAAATCGCCACGCCAAACGGCGGGTTGTACAACCGGAGTTAGTCGCTGAACTGGCAGATTATCTTGTGCCAGGGGGAATAGTATTTTTACAATCGGATGTGGAGTTTGTAGCGATGGAAATGTGCGATCGCTTTGCTTGTCATCCAGCTTTCCAAAGGCAAGGTTCAGGAGAATGGCTAGCAGAAAATCCCCTACCAGTACCTACAGAACGAGAAATAGCTACTCAAAAAAAGGGTGAACCTGTTTATCGTGCTTTGTTTGAACGAGCTAGAAGTTAG
- a CDS encoding metallophosphoesterase family protein, which translates to MISNFRFAIVSDLHIALPQTIWNHPSRFHLVEVSIPAFETVLEHLTQLNLDFLLLPGDLTQHGEPENHTWLEKRLAQLPFPVYVVPGNHDVPVLKANEQSIAFEEFPYYYRKFGYHNPEQFYYTCEVLPGVRLIGLNSNFFNDQAEQIGRLDTKQLRWLEEVLATADDELVLVMIHHNVVEHLPNQSRHPMANRYMLENAAELLHLLRHYGVRLVFTGHLHVQDVAYSQGVYDITTGSLVSYPHPYRVLEFHQDSHGRQWLQMLSYRVESVPNFPNLQYTSRKWMGDRSFPFLMKLLTLPPLNLPLEQAQELAPTLRDFWANIANGDALFNYSHFPPEVSRYFEKYGAIATCGTPTFIDNNSTLLL; encoded by the coding sequence ATGATTTCCAATTTTCGCTTTGCCATAGTCAGCGACTTGCACATTGCGCTTCCCCAGACAATCTGGAATCATCCTAGCCGTTTTCATTTGGTGGAAGTCAGTATTCCAGCGTTTGAAACTGTACTAGAACATTTAACACAGCTGAATTTAGATTTTCTTTTGTTACCTGGAGACTTAACCCAACACGGTGAACCAGAAAATCATACTTGGTTGGAAAAACGCCTAGCACAATTACCTTTTCCTGTCTACGTCGTTCCTGGCAATCATGATGTTCCTGTGCTCAAAGCTAACGAGCAATCAATTGCTTTTGAAGAATTTCCTTATTATTATCGTAAATTCGGCTACCATAATCCAGAGCAATTCTATTACACTTGTGAGGTATTGCCAGGAGTCAGACTGATTGGTCTGAATTCTAACTTTTTTAATGACCAAGCAGAGCAAATTGGACGCTTGGATACTAAACAGCTGCGGTGGTTGGAAGAGGTGCTAGCTACAGCTGATGATGAATTGGTACTGGTGATGATACATCACAACGTTGTTGAGCATCTACCCAATCAATCACGCCATCCAATGGCAAATCGCTACATGTTAGAAAATGCAGCAGAATTATTGCATCTACTACGGCATTACGGTGTGAGGCTGGTATTTACGGGGCATTTACACGTTCAGGATGTAGCGTACTCTCAGGGAGTATATGACATCACCACTGGTTCTTTAGTTAGTTATCCTCATCCATATCGAGTCTTAGAATTCCACCAAGATAGCCACGGTAGACAGTGGTTGCAAATGTTATCCTATCGAGTGGAGTCAGTACCTAATTTCCCCAACTTGCAATATACTTCGCGAAAATGGATGGGCGATCGCAGTTTTCCTTTCTTAATGAAATTACTTACTCTACCGCCTTTAAACCTACCACTAGAGCAAGCACAAGAACTAGCTCCTACTCTCCGGGATTTTTGGGCAAACATTGCCAATGGAGATGCGCTGTTTAACTACTCGCATTTTCCCCCAGAAGTAAGTCGTTATTTTGAAAAATACGGAGCGATCGCAACTTGTGGCACACCCACCTTCATTGATAATAACAGTACGTTGTTGCTTTAG